Below is a genomic region from Thermochromatium tepidum ATCC 43061.
CACGTTCCGAGCGGATCCCCCAGCGCGCGCCCAGGGCGCCGATGCTGCGGTTGAACTTCTCCCAGGCCCGCTTGCGCTCTTTGCTCAGCTCCTCCCACCTGCGCTTTTCCTCTTCCCATTTGCGGTCGGACTCTTCCTTGGCTTCCCGCCACTTGCGGTTTTGTTCTTCCCACGCCTGCTTGCGCTCTTTGCTCAGCTCCTCCCACCTGCGCTTTTCCTCTTCCCATTTGCGGTCGGACTCTTCCTTGGCTTCCCGCCACTTGCGGTTTTGTTCTTCCCACGCCTGCTTGCGCTCTTTGCTCAGCTCCTCCCACCTGCGCTTTTCCTCTTCCCATTTGCGGTCGGATTCTTCCTTGGCCTCCCGCCATTGGCGCGTCTGTTCTTCCCACTTGCGGTTTTGCTCCTCCCACCTGCGGTCGGACTCTTCCTTGGCTTCCCGCCATTGGCGGGTCTGTTCTTCCCATTTGCGGTTTTGTTCTTCCCACTTGCGCGTCTGCGCCTCGCGGTCGCGGCGCAGCTCATCGAGCACGCGGTCGAAACGCGATTCGGTCTGAGCGCGGTCGGCGAACTCGCCGCGCAAAAGCCTGGCGAGCATCACACGAAAGGCCGGGTCTTCCTCGATCCATTGCGGCAGTTCTGCGAGAATCTGCTTTTTCAGGGTCTCGTCGATCATCGCTGTTCCTTTGCGGTGCAAGCGCCATCTCAGCGCTTTGGGTGGTCTAGCCTACCATGACATCGCACTCGCTGTGCATCGTCGACGTCAGAACAACTCGATGGCCGGCCGGCTGTCCTGCTGCACCGCCTGGCCGGTTACCTGGCCGTGGGTGACGTGCTGGGTGTGCATCACATAGCCGGCCTTCAGTCCCTCGATCTTGTCCTCCAGCGCCGGCCAGTCGGCGTTGTGGGCCTCGAGCGCGCTGCTCACCTGCCGGGCGTGCTCGGCCAGCTGGTCGAGGGCGAAACGCACCTGCTCGATCTGCTGGCGCGAGACGTCCTGGAACTGCATCTGGCCCAGGGCATTCAAGATGTTCTCGTGGATCGCATGCATCGCGCCATGGGATTCCTGCACGACCCGGGCGAGATAATTCCCCACCTCCTCGAAGGCGCTGTTCATCCCTCCAAGATCGTCGGCGATCGCCTGCACCTGGCGGGTCTCCTCGTCCGAGCGCGCGGACGAGACGATGATCGAGAGGTTTTGTTCGACGTGCTCGGTCATCGCGGCGATCGCATGGTCGATCTCCTGGGTAGCGCTTTCGGTCTGCTGCGATAGCTTGCGCACTTCATCGGCGACAACGGCAAAGCCCCGCCCCGCCTCGCCGGCGCGCGCCGCCTCGATGGCGGCATTGAGCGCCAGCAGGTTGGTCTGCTTGGCGATCTCGCGGATGATGCGGGTGAGTCCCCCGAGCTGCTTGACCTGGCCGAGCACCTCGGCGATGCGCTGCCCGTCCTCGGCGATCTGCGCCGTGCGCCTGGCCTGGTAGTCGGCGAGCTCTTTCAAGGTAAAGGCATTGTGTTCGAGGCGCCGGGCCTGTTCCTCGGCGACCTGGCCTGTCCTGGCCTCCTGCTGGCGCAGGGTGTCGAGCAGGGACTCGCTTTGCCCGCGCACCTGCTGCAAGGCGTCGAGAATCTGCAACACGCCGGCTTCGTTGGCCTGGTTGGCGGCATCGAGGTGGCCGTTCATCAGTTCGGCAAAGCGCGGCAGGGCGCGCTGGTCGGCGCCGATTTTGTCGAGGATGGCCAGGGTACTGTCGCGCGCTGCGGCCCAGGAATAAGCCACGGCCACCTCGTGCCGGAACATCCGCCGCACTGCGAAGCGCAGCAGGTAGTAATACGCCGCCAGGACGAAGAGCGCGCCCAGGCCCATCCCGATCGCCGTGGCCAGCCGGTTTTCTGGCTGGGTGACTTCGATGAACCAGGGATTCAATGCCCAGGTCGCCGCCCCGGCGATGAGCGCTACCGCGAGCGATATGGCGAACGCCAGCCACGGCTTGTCAAAGAGCCCCATGCTTGGTCTCCCGTTCATCGCATGCTCCTCCGTGGCATGGATATTGCCGGGGGGGTAGGCGGAACCCGGATGTCATTTCATGCCCCCGGCAAGACCTGTTTGACGACCTTGATCAGTTCCGGCCCGGCGACGGGTTTCACCAGCCAGCCGGTGGCGCCGAGCTTTTTCGCCTCGTCGCGCTTGGCGGCCTGGCTCTCAGTAGTGAGCGCCAGGATGGGCGTGAAACGCAGGATGGTGCGGGCGTTCTTGATGAACTCCAGCCCGTTCATGTTCGGCATGTTGATGTCGGTGATGATCAGATCCGGCTTGAAGCCGCTTTTCACGCGGTTGAAGGCTTCCAGGCCGTCCTTGGCGGTTTCCACCTTGTAGCCCGCCATTTCCAGCGTTTGCTTGACGCTGGCGGTCATCACCGCCGAATCGTCGATGACGAAGATCGTCTTGGGCATGTCATTCTCCTTGGGTCAATGCGTTGCGCAGCCAGTGCGCGAAAGCTTCGTCTTGCGGCCACGCGGCAATGGCGGGCCGGGCGGCCATCAACACTTGCAGGTTGGCGGCATGCAGGTGCGTGCAGGCCGAAAAGTCGACCTGCGGCTTCTTTTGCCCCTGCAGCCATTCGAGCAGGCCTTCGGCCTCCTCGACGCTGACGATGTCGGTGAAGCGCGCGGTGTTCTTGCTGTATTCGATGGGCATCAGAACAACTCCTTGGGGTTCAGGACCATGAGCACCGTGCCGTCGCCCAGAAGCGCCGTGCCGGCATACTGGGCGAGCTTGGCGAGTTCGCCGGGCAGGGGTTTCAGGATGACATCCACCACCTCGCGGAACTCGTCCACCAAGAGGCCCACCTGCTCGCTGCCGACCTTGACGACCAGCACGGCCAGCTCGTCCTCGGTATTGAGGCGCGGCGCGGCGGGGATGGCGAGTAGGTCGTTCAAGGCCACCAGGGGAACGATGCGCTCGCGCAGCACCGTGGTCTTTTGCTGCTTGACGGTGCGCACCGCTGAATGTGGCACGCGCACGGTCTCGACGACTTGATCCATCGGCACACCGAACACCTGACGGTCGGATTCGATGATCATGACATTGGTCACCGCCATCGATAGCGGCAGGGAGAGTTTCACCGTCGTGCCACGGCCAACGATGCTTTTGAGCTCCACCGTGCCGCCCACTTTGTCGATCGCGCTTCTGACCACGTCCATGCCGACGCCGCGACCGGAGAGGTCGGAGACGGTCTCGGCCGTCGAAAATCCGGGCGCGAAAACGAGATTGATCGCTTCCTGGTCGGTGATACGCTCGAGCCGCGCTTCATCGATGAGGCCCTTCTCGTACGCCTTGCGTTTGATCACCGCCGGGTCGATACCCTTGCCGTCGTCGCTGATCTCGATCACGGCGCGGTCGGATTCCTGGGTGGCGCGGATCAGCAGACGCCCGGCGGCGGGCTTGCCGGCGGCGCGGCGCACCTCCGGCAGCTCGATGCCGTGATCGAGGCTGTTCCTGACGATATGGATGAGCGGATCGGCCAGCGCCTCGACGATGTTCTTGTCGGCCTCGGTGTCCTCGCCTTCAAGCACCAGTTCGACTTCCTTGCCGAGCTTCCTGGAAATGTCGCGCACCAGGCGCGGAAAGCGCTGGAACACGAAGGAGAGCGGCATCATGCGCACCTGCATGATGGCATCCTGCATCTCCTCGGCGATGCGGTTGATCACCGCGTAGTGTGACTTGATCTCGCGGGAAAGCTCGCGCACGCCGTACTGGTTCTCGGCGCGGTTGGCGAGATAGGGCAGGCCGTTCTTGGCCACCACCATTTCGCCGATCAGGTTCATCAGCCGGTCCACCTTGGCCTGGTCCACCTTGAGAATCTTGCCGGCCTGGGCGTCCTCGGCGCGGCGGCCGAATTTCGCCTCGCCCTCGGCGGGCTCGGCGCGCGGAGCGCGACGATCCTCCGCTGGGGCCGGCGCGGTAGCGGAAGGTCCGGGGGGTGCGGCCTTCGTCTCAAAAGTCGGCGCTGGCGGGACGGCGGGTTTTGCGGCCTCTTGCACGGCAGCTTGCGGCGCCGACATCTCTTCAGTCGGCGCCGTATCGGCAAAACCGTCGAGGAAGGCCGCCAGCCACTCGGCGAGCGGGCGCGAAGTGTCGGCGGCGAGCGCTTCGGCAAGCCGCTCCTCGACTTCCTCGCCCGATTCGCCCAGGTTCGCCAGACAAGCCGAGAGGGTCGCGGCGCAGGCCTTGAGACGCCCCGGCAGCCATTTGACGCCATCGGGCAGCGCCAAAATCTCGGCCTGCACGGCGAGAATCTCCATCACACGGGCGCGCTCGTCGTCGGTCAGCGGTGTAGCTTTCTTAGGAGCGCCTTCAGGCGCGATAACAACGCCTGTTGCCGGTTCGATCGCCCCCATCGCGGCTGAAGCCGCTCCTACGGGATACCCCGGCCCCGTCGTAGGAGCGCCTTCAGGCGCGATGACGGCGTTCGCTGCCGATTCCGCCGCCCCCATCGCGGCTAAAGCCGCTCCTGCGGTCGCCCCTTCGGCGGCAACGTCCGCCAGCTCCGGTGGCGTCAGGGTTTCGAGCGAGCGAACGAGCCGCCGCAGCACTTCGCGTTCCTGTGGGCAAGTTTCGATCAGCGCCAGCAGCCAACGCAACGCGGAGGAAAGCCACAGTTCAGGCGAGGAAAGCTCCAGCAGGGTGCTCGCCGCAGCTTCCAGCCCCGCCAGATCGTTTTTGTCGATGAGATCGATCGCTTCCGCGACGAAATCGCCATACACCGGCCCGCCATTGGGATGCCCCTGCGGGATGACGAGCGCAAAGGGCGGCAGCGGCGCGATGTGCACCTGATCGGGCGTATAGCGGAAGTATTCGTCGATCTCCGCCCTGGGTGCGACCGCGAGCAGATGGTAGTCGAGCACGGAGCGGTAGCAATCCATTTCCGCAAGAGGCGGCCAGGGGGCGTTGGCCTGCGGGCGTCCCCAAACCAGCCCCGGCAGGTTGCGCGCCTGGAAGAGCGGGTCTTCGCCCTTGAAGAAGCATTCCTCTTCGGGGCGATAGGCGATCAAAAATGGCGTGGCCTCGCCGCTGGCGGCGCGGAAAGCAGACATACGCGCCGCTTCGGGAATCTCTGCGAGCGCCGGCAAAGGAATGGCGGCCGGATCGCACACGGGCGCATCTTCCTCCTCCGCCACCTCGCCATCTTCGGCCACGGCGGGCACCAGTTCGCGCAACGAACGCGCCAGAGTTTCTGCTTCGGCGGCATGCGCCGGGTCGGTCTGTCCCCCTGCCTCGATTTCATCGAGCAACAGGGAAACGAAATCCATCGCTTCGAGGAGCCGATCAGCGAGCTCCTGCGAATAGGCGACGCGCCCGTCGCGCACCGCATCCATCAGGTCTTCGCCGGCGTGCAGCACGCGGGTCATCTCCGGGAACTCGAACAGCCCACTGTTGCCTTTGAGCGTATGCACGGCGCGGAAGAGCTCCGTCACCAGCTCGACGCTGTCGGGCGCGTCCTCAAGCTGAATCAGCTTTTCGCCGATGGTTTGCAAAAAGTCGCGCGCTTCCTGGATGAACTGTTCGAGCAGCGGATTCATGCCGCGCCTCCTTGTCCCAAGAGCAGCCGGACATAGGCGAGCAGCACATCCGGCTTGATCGGTTTGATGAGATAAAAATTCGCCCCGGCTTCCCAGGCGCGGCGTTTGTCCTGTGGCTGCGCCTCGGTGGAGATCATCACCGCCGGCGCCTGCGGCATGTCCTGGCTGCGCAGCTCGCGCAGGAAGCCATAGCCGTCCTGCTTGGGCATGTTGATATCGACGAGATAAAGATCGAAGGGGGCGGGGGCGGCAAGCACCTTTTCCAGCGCCTCGATGCCGTTGATGGCCTCGACCACCTCGTAACCGGCATCGGTGAGGATCGAACGGTGGTACATGCGCACGGTGGCGGCGTCATCGACGACGAGGATGCGTTTGGGGCTCATCGTGCCTCCGGTTTCTGATAGACGATGGCATCAGGGAACTTGCGCACCTTGAACACCGAGCTGATGCGGCTCATCGATTCGGAATGGCCAAGACAGATGAAGCCGCCGGGATTCAGGGCGTCGAAAAAGACTTCGGCCGCCTGGCGGCGCGACAGGTCGTCGAAATAGATCAACAGGTTGCGGCAGAAGATCACGTCGAAGCCGCGATAGGGCCGGGTGTCGGCCGGCTCATTCAGGTTGACGCGGGTGAATTCCACCGCCTGGCGGAAGTCGTCCGAAATCTGGTAGTCGCCATCGGGCAGGCGTCGGAAATGCTTTTGCAGCAGCTTGGCCGGCAGGTGTTGCACCGAGCGCGCCGAGTAGCGGCCCTCGCGCGCTTTCTTGAGAATGTTGGTATCGATGTCGGAGGAAATCAGCTCCACATCCCAGTGTGCGATGTCCGGCCAGTATTCGGTGAGATACAGCGCGATGGAATACGGTTCTTCACCGGAGGAGGAAGGGATCGACCAGATGCGAATGGTCGACCCCGGCCGCTTGGTCTTGATGATCTCCGGCAGCATCGAGTCGACCAGGCATTTGAACTGGTATTCCTCGCGAAAGAAGTAGGTCTCATTGACCGTCATCGCATTGGTCAGGGCTTGCAGTTCCTCGCCGCTCGCCTGAAAGCGCATGAAGGTGAAGTAGCTGCGAAAGTTATTGTGGCCGGTGGCCTGGATGCGCTCGACGAGGCGCTTGTCCACGAAGTACCGCTTGGAATCCTCGAACAGGATGCCGGTCTTGCGGTAGAAAAACTCCCGGAACTTCAGGAAGTCCTCGTCGCTGATGGTGATGTCGGCCAAAGTGTTAGCCTCCGCGGATGCGTTTCAAGGCTAGATCGGCCGTGAAGGCGATGTAGGGTTCGCCGGCAAAGCGCGTTTTGAGCGCTTCGAGCGCCGGCACGGCCGCCTCGCTGCCGACCTCGCCCAAGAGGTCGACGGCGGTGGCGCAGACGTTGACGTGCTCATCTTCGCTGATCACTTCGATCAGCCACTGCTCGACGTCGGGGTGACGCAGGCTTTCGAGCACATTCACCGCGAAGATGCGCACATCCGGGTCCGGGTCGGCCAATAGCCCCGCCATGATCGGTGCCACCGCCTCGGGCAGATTTTTCATCGCCTCGATCGCTTCGTTGCGCAAGCCGGCATCCTCGCTGCGCAGGCATTCGACCAAGCCCTCGACCGCCGTGCGGTTGCCGATCAGGGTGAGACTGGTGAGGATGGCTTCGCGTACCGCGGCATCGGTTTCCTTGAATAGCCGCGCCGCCAGGGCGGCGGAAGCATCGGGAAAGGCGGCCAGATCGCGCGCCGCCCAGCGCCTGGCCTGCGGGTTGGAATCGGAAAGTTCAGCGACGAGACCGTCCAGATCGCGCGGGCGGCTGCGCTCGTCGGTTTGAACGGTTTGCGTTTCCTTGCGTTTGACGATGGCCATGGGGGCACCTTTCAGGTAGAGAATGCTTTGATCATCGTAGGAGCGCCTTCAGGCGCGATCGCAGCGGTCGCAGCGGCCTTAGGCGACGAAATCGTGGCTAAAGCCGCTCCTACGGGATGCCCCTGCCCCGTCGTAGGAGCGCCTTCAGGCGCGATCGCAGGGGTTGCAGCGGCTTCAGGCGCCCCAATCGTGGCTAAAGCCGCTCCTACGGGATGCCCCTGCCCCGTCGTAGGAGCGCCTTCAGGCGCGATCGCAGCGCTCGATGCCGGTTTCACCGCCCCTATCGCGGCTGAAGCCGCTCCCACAGCTAAAGCCGCTCCCACAGAAGCCGCTCCTACCGAAACATGGGTCATGGCAGGCATCATGATTTCAATTACGCGCCCAGCTCACGAGCTGGGTAGCGATTTTGTGGACGGGCAGCACGAGCGTAGCGCCGCTGCGTTCGATCAGTTCCTTGGGCATGCCGAATACGACGGCGGAGTCTTCCGACTCGGCGATGGTGCGGCCGCCCTGTTTCTTGATCTCGGTGAAGGCGTCGGCGCCGTCGTAGCCCATGCCGGTGAGCATGACGCCGGTGAGGGCAGACGCCTCGCAATGTTCAAGGGCCGAGCGGCCGAGGACTTCCACCGAAGGGTGCCAGAGAAAATTGGGGTTCTCAGGCTTGGGCAGCACCATCAGTTTCCCGGCACGGTTGGCGATCACCACGTCGGCGCCGCCCTTGCCGAGGTAGATGGTGCCGGGCCGAAGCTCCATCGGCTTGTTGGCTTCCACGACATCGAGGGCGCACAGGCTGTTCATGCGTGCGGCGAAAGGCCCGGTGAAGGAGGCCGGCATGTGCTGGGCAATGACGATGGGAAACGGGTAGTCGGCGGGCAGGCGGGGCAGGATTTCCTCCAGCGTCGATGGCCCGCCGGTGGACACACCGATCAGCACCAGACCCTCGGCCTCTTCCGCCGCCACGCTGCGGCGCACGAAGGCGGGTTTGGCGGCCGCCTTGCGCTCCTCGCGCAGTTTTTCGGTCAGGCCGCGCCCACCGGCCACCCCGCCCGCCTTGAGTTTGGCGCGGGCCGCCGCCTTCACCTTGGCCACCAGCTCGCGCTCGATCTCGCCGATGGAGAGCGAAATCGTGCCGCCGGGCTTGGCGATGTAATCCACCGCGCCCAAGGCCAGCGCTTCAAAGGTGGCCATCGCCCCCTTCTCGGTGAGCGAGGACACCATCACCACCGGCACCGGCCGCGTGGCCATGATGTGCGACAGCGCGGTAATGCCGTCCATCACCGGCATGTTGATGTCGAGCGTGATGACATCCGGCTGCCAGGCAAGGTTTTCCTCAATCGCTTCCTGGCCATTGCGCGCCGCGCGTATCTCGAAGCCGCCGTCGGCTTCGAAGATCTGCGTCAGTTGCCGGCGCATCAGCGCCGAGTCGTCGACGATGAGGAGCTTGATGGCCATGAGCCCGCCTTATCCCAGTGCCGCCAATTGGAACTGGTCCACCTCGTCGATGAGGTGCGCCGGGTCGATGAGCTGAATCATGCGCTTTTGCTTTTCCAGGTTCGCCACCCGGCCCAGCAGGCGGGACTGTTCGCTGGAGAGGTTGGGCGCGGCCTCGATGGCGCTCTTGGGGATTTTCAGCACCTCGGTGACCGCATCGACGATGAAGCCGGTGCGTACGCCGCCCAGCATGAAGACCATGATGCGCTGGCGTTCGTTGCGCTCGATGGGTGGCAGGTCGAGGCGCTTTCTCTGGTCGATCACCGGCAGCACCGAGCCGCGCAGGTTGATCACCCCCTCGACAAAGGAAGGCGCCTTGGGTACGTGGGTGAGCTCCTCGGGCACGCGCACGATTTCCTGCACGCTCTCGATGGCGACGCCGAATTCGCCGGCCGCCAGTTGAAACACCACCACCTGCTCTTCGTCGTCGGCCTCGAGTTCGCTGGCTTCTAGGCGCTCACTGTCAGAACTGTTGTTGGTTTCCACCGTTTTCAATGCCTCCTTGACTGCCGTGTGCGCAAACATGTGATCCACGGCGATGATCGACACCAGACGCTTGCCGCCATCGAGCCGGCACATCTGGCCGATGTCGCCCATGTTGCCCTCACGCGCCAAAAGCGCCGGCATGGCCTCGACCGCCTGTTTCGGCACGCGCAGCACTTCGGATACGCTGTCGGTCACCACACCGACCGCCGCCGCGCCCAAGCCGATCACCACGATGCGGCTTTTCTCGTCGAGCGCGCGCGTCGGCAGGCCGAACAGGCTGCGTAAAGAGACCAGCGGCAGCAGCCGGTCGCGCAGATTCATCAGCCCCAGGACGCTCGCCAGCGCATTCGGCACATGAACGATGGTCTCGGGCACCTGCACGATCTCCTGCACCCGCTCGATCTCCACCGCGTACTCCTGGCCCTCGACGCTGAAGCTCACCAGCTGCAGTTCGTCGCTGGCGGCCTCCTCGTCGGTCTCATGCGGAGCGCCAGTCGATGCGGCCGTGAGGCCGGCGGCGCTTTTCGTGAGCGCCGCAATGGCGGCAAATTCGCGGGCAATGAGCTGTCCGAAATCGAGCACCATCACCATCGGGAAGCCCCCCGCATCCTTGAGGATGCCAGTGAGCAAGTCGCTATCGACGGTGCTGCGAATCTCCTCGACGCCTTCGATGCTCTCCGGCTCGACATTGATCACGCTGGCGACGCGGTCGACGACGAAGCCGAGCGGCTGGCCCATGTCGATCACCACGGCGCGGGTGGCATCATCAAAGTCTTTTTCGGCGAAGCCGAAAATCCGGCGCAAGGAGACGATGGGCAACACCTTGCCGCGCAGATTGGCGAGTCCCTCCAGCGAGGCCGGCGCGAGCGGCACGCGCACGATCTCCGGCACGCGGATGATCTCCTGCACCGGCGCCATGTCCACGGCAAAGACCTCCTCGCCGACGAGAAAGACCACGAACTGCCGGGTATCGCTTACGGCGTCTTCCGCCGCATTTGCGACAGGCGGTTTTTCCAGCACATTTTCTGTCATGTACCGACTCCTTCGCTGCTATTCCTAATAAAAGGTGGCATTGTGGGAGCGCCTTCAGGCGCGATCGCAGAAGCCATTCCAGACTCGGCGGCTCGAATCGCGGCTAAAGCCGCTCCCACGGCCCATGTCGCTGCCACGCCCGTCTCCCTCAGGCGCTTTGCAGCTCATCGGCGAGCGAGGCGATTTCCTCGATGGCGGCGGCCAGTTCCTCGGCGCCCTTGGCCTGTTCTTCGGCGGCGCTGGCCGCTTCGGTGGCGGCTTTCTCGGCCTCCTGGGCGGCGGCGGCGATCTGTTCGACGCCCTTCTTCACTTGGGCGATGGCGGTGGCGATTTCAGTTGCCGCCGCGAGGATTTCCTGGGCACCGCGATCCACTTCGGCGATCTCGGCTTCCATCTGGTTGAGGTTGGCGGTCGAGGTCTTGGCCTGTTCCGCTTCGCTCACTGCCGCCTTGGCGATTTCGTCGAGGTCTGCGGATACGGCAGCGATCTGGTCCTGCACCGCCTTGACCAGATCCTTGATGCGGTCGGCATTTTCCGCCGAGTCGCGGGCGAGGTTGCGGATGTCGGTGGACACCACGACGAAGCCCTTGCCGAATTCGCCGGCGCGCGCCGCCTCGATGGAGCCATTGACCGCCAGCATGTTGGTCTGGATCGATACCGTGGTGATGGCCTCGACGATCTTGTCGATGCGCCGTGATACCTGCTCCAGATTCTTCACCTGCTTGATGCTGGCCTGGGTGGTGGTGGCCGAGGCATTGATGCCGGCGATCAGTTCTTCCACCGACTTCTTGTTGGTGGCGAGCAGTTCCCGCACCACGCGCACCTTTTCCGCACCCTTGGTGGCGCGCTCTTGCGCCACTTGCAGGCCTTTCTCGATCTGGGTGACGGCGGCGGCCGATTCTTCGGTGGCCGCTGCCGCGGTCTGCGCGCCCTTGCGGATCTGCTCGATGGCCGTAGTGATCTGGCTGGCGGCACGGTTGATCTCCTGCACGGCGGAGGAGAGCTCCTCGGCGGCGGAAGCGACGTCCTCCGCGCTCTTGGCGACATCGGTGGAGTTCTTCAGGTCCTCGGCCAGTTCCGAGAGGTTCTGTGCCGCCTGCTCGCACTCGGCCAGGGCCGTGGCCTGCTCGGCGACGGTCTTGTTGGTTTCCTCGGCGGCGGCGGATTGCTCCTCGGCGGCGGCGGCGATGTCTTCCGAGCCTTTCAGCGCCTGCTGCGCGGCGGCATTCGATTGCGCCGCGCCGGCGGCGATTTCCTGCATCCCCCTGACCGCATCGGCCAGTTCAGAACGAATGCGGGCCATTTGCTCGGCGACGGCGTTACCTTTCTCGACCTCGCCCTCCACCGCCTTGGCCGAGGTATTGATACCTTCGGCGATAACCTTGACCTCGCGCTGGATCTGCGCCACCAGTTCCTGGATCTCCTTGGCGCTCTTTTCCGAGGTTTCGGCCAGCGTGCGCACCTCGTCGGCCACCACGGCGAAACCCTTGCCGTGCTTGCCGGCACGCGCCGCCTCGATGGCGGCATTGAGGGCGAGCAGATTGGTCTGATCGGCGATGCGCACCACGGC
It encodes:
- a CDS encoding HEAT repeat domain-containing protein, which codes for MAIVKRKETQTVQTDERSRPRDLDGLVAELSDSNPQARRWAARDLAAFPDASAALAARLFKETDAAVREAILTSLTLIGNRTAVEGLVECLRSEDAGLRNEAIEAMKNLPEAVAPIMAGLLADPDPDVRIFAVNVLESLRHPDVEQWLIEVISEDEHVNVCATAVDLLGEVGSEAAVPALEALKTRFAGEPYIAFTADLALKRIRGG
- a CDS encoding methyl-accepting chemotaxis protein, encoding MGLFDKPWLAFAISLAVALIAGAATWALNPWFIEVTQPENRLATAIGMGLGALFVLAAYYYLLRFAVRRMFRHEVAVAYSWAAARDSTLAILDKIGADQRALPRFAELMNGHLDAANQANEAGVLQILDALQQVRGQSESLLDTLRQQEARTGQVAEEQARRLEHNAFTLKELADYQARRTAQIAEDGQRIAEVLGQVKQLGGLTRIIREIAKQTNLLALNAAIEAARAGEAGRGFAVVADEVRKLSQQTESATQEIDHAIAAMTEHVEQNLSIIVSSARSDEETRQVQAIADDLGGMNSAFEEVGNYLARVVQESHGAMHAIHENILNALGQMQFQDVSRQQIEQVRFALDQLAEHARQVSSALEAHNADWPALEDKIEGLKAGYVMHTQHVTHGQVTGQAVQQDSRPAIELF
- a CDS encoding CheR family methyltransferase, which produces MADITISDEDFLKFREFFYRKTGILFEDSKRYFVDKRLVERIQATGHNNFRSYFTFMRFQASGEELQALTNAMTVNETYFFREEYQFKCLVDSMLPEIIKTKRPGSTIRIWSIPSSSGEEPYSIALYLTEYWPDIAHWDVELISSDIDTNILKKAREGRYSARSVQHLPAKLLQKHFRRLPDGDYQISDDFRQAVEFTRVNLNEPADTRPYRGFDVIFCRNLLIYFDDLSRRQAAEVFFDALNPGGFICLGHSESMSRISSVFKVRKFPDAIVYQKPEAR
- a CDS encoding chemotaxis protein CheA; protein product: MNPLLEQFIQEARDFLQTIGEKLIQLEDAPDSVELVTELFRAVHTLKGNSGLFEFPEMTRVLHAGEDLMDAVRDGRVAYSQELADRLLEAMDFVSLLLDEIEAGGQTDPAHAAEAETLARSLRELVPAVAEDGEVAEEEDAPVCDPAAIPLPALAEIPEAARMSAFRAASGEATPFLIAYRPEEECFFKGEDPLFQARNLPGLVWGRPQANAPWPPLAEMDCYRSVLDYHLLAVAPRAEIDEYFRYTPDQVHIAPLPPFALVIPQGHPNGGPVYGDFVAEAIDLIDKNDLAGLEAAASTLLELSSPELWLSSALRWLLALIETCPQEREVLRRLVRSLETLTPPELADVAAEGATAGAALAAMGAAESAANAVIAPEGAPTTGPGYPVGAASAAMGAIEPATGVVIAPEGAPKKATPLTDDERARVMEILAVQAEILALPDGVKWLPGRLKACAATLSACLANLGESGEEVEERLAEALAADTSRPLAEWLAAFLDGFADTAPTEEMSAPQAAVQEAAKPAVPPAPTFETKAAPPGPSATAPAPAEDRRAPRAEPAEGEAKFGRRAEDAQAGKILKVDQAKVDRLMNLIGEMVVAKNGLPYLANRAENQYGVRELSREIKSHYAVINRIAEEMQDAIMQVRMMPLSFVFQRFPRLVRDISRKLGKEVELVLEGEDTEADKNIVEALADPLIHIVRNSLDHGIELPEVRRAAGKPAAGRLLIRATQESDRAVIEISDDGKGIDPAVIKRKAYEKGLIDEARLERITDQEAINLVFAPGFSTAETVSDLSGRGVGMDVVRSAIDKVGGTVELKSIVGRGTTVKLSLPLSMAVTNVMIIESDRQVFGVPMDQVVETVRVPHSAVRTVKQQKTTVLRERIVPLVALNDLLAIPAAPRLNTEDELAVLVVKVGSEQVGLLVDEFREVVDVILKPLPGELAKLAQYAGTALLGDGTVLMVLNPKELF
- the cheB gene encoding chemotaxis-specific protein-glutamate methyltransferase CheB yields the protein MAIKLLIVDDSALMRRQLTQIFEADGGFEIRAARNGQEAIEENLAWQPDVITLDINMPVMDGITALSHIMATRPVPVVMVSSLTEKGAMATFEALALGAVDYIAKPGGTISLSIGEIERELVAKVKAAARAKLKAGGVAGGRGLTEKLREERKAAAKPAFVRRSVAAEEAEGLVLIGVSTGGPSTLEEILPRLPADYPFPIVIAQHMPASFTGPFAARMNSLCALDVVEANKPMELRPGTIYLGKGGADVVIANRAGKLMVLPKPENPNFLWHPSVEVLGRSALEHCEASALTGVMLTGMGYDGADAFTEIKKQGGRTIAESEDSAVVFGMPKELIERSGATLVLPVHKIATQLVSWARN
- a CDS encoding chemotaxis protein CheW, with protein sequence MTENVLEKPPVANAAEDAVSDTRQFVVFLVGEEVFAVDMAPVQEIIRVPEIVRVPLAPASLEGLANLRGKVLPIVSLRRIFGFAEKDFDDATRAVVIDMGQPLGFVVDRVASVINVEPESIEGVEEIRSTVDSDLLTGILKDAGGFPMVMVLDFGQLIAREFAAIAALTKSAAGLTAASTGAPHETDEEAASDELQLVSFSVEGQEYAVEIERVQEIVQVPETIVHVPNALASVLGLMNLRDRLLPLVSLRSLFGLPTRALDEKSRIVVIGLGAAAVGVVTDSVSEVLRVPKQAVEAMPALLAREGNMGDIGQMCRLDGGKRLVSIIAVDHMFAHTAVKEALKTVETNNSSDSERLEASELEADDEEQVVVFQLAAGEFGVAIESVQEIVRVPEELTHVPKAPSFVEGVINLRGSVLPVIDQRKRLDLPPIERNERQRIMVFMLGGVRTGFIVDAVTEVLKIPKSAIEAAPNLSSEQSRLLGRVANLEKQKRMIQLIDPAHLIDEVDQFQLAALG
- a CDS encoding response regulator, translated to MPKTIFVIDDSAVMTASVKQTLEMAGYKVETAKDGLEAFNRVKSGFKPDLIITDINMPNMNGLEFIKNARTILRFTPILALTTESQAAKRDEAKKLGATGWLVKPVAGPELIKVVKQVLPGA
- a CDS encoding PD-(D/E)XK nuclease family protein, with the protein product MIDETLKKQILAELPQWIEEDPAFRVMLARLLRGEFADRAQTESRFDRVLDELRRDREAQTRKWEEQNRKWEEQTRQWREAKEESDRRWEEQNRKWEEQTRQWREAKEESDRKWEEEKRRWEELSKERKQAWEEQNRKWREAKEESDRKWEEEKRRWEELSKERKQAWEEQNRKWREAKEESDRKWEEEKRRWEELSKERKRAWEKFNRSIGALGARWGIRSERAFRDALAGILEENFGVEVLNINEFDDEGEVFGYPEQVELDIVIKNGTLIICELKSSIDKAGMYAFHRKARFYEKRHNRKADKLIAISPMIDARALAVAQRLGIQTFGDSSEVEAL
- a CDS encoding response regulator, with amino-acid sequence MSPKRILVVDDAATVRMYHRSILTDAGYEVVEAINGIEALEKVLAAPAPFDLYLVDINMPKQDGYGFLRELRSQDMPQAPAVMISTEAQPQDKRRAWEAGANFYLIKPIKPDVLLAYVRLLLGQGGAA